The Aedes aegypti strain LVP_AGWG chromosome 3, AaegL5.0 Primary Assembly, whole genome shotgun sequence genome contains a region encoding:
- the LOC5564576 gene encoding uncharacterized protein LOC5564576, translating into MEMDSKKKKAAGKKRSQLVGTLRKQRDELKSEWMRLEGDRIQLAVRHTDLLSQWSSISGSFVDATREQDNVIERLLKEAGLPDLSPGKLHNEKELRQIAFETAEKAVQTELW; encoded by the exons ATGGAAATGGACTCGAAAAAG aaaaaagCTGCCGGTAAGAAACGTTCGCAGCTGGTCGGCACGCTTCGCAAGCAACGCGACGAACTGAAATCGGAATGGATGCGTCTGGAGGGTGACCGCATTCAACTGGCAGTGCGCCACACTGATCTGCTGAGCCAGTGGAGTTCGATTTCCGGCTCGTTTGTCGATGCCACACGAGAACAGGACAATGTCATCGAACGATTGCTCAAAGAAGCTGGCCTGCCGGATCTTTCACCCGGCAAGCTGCACAACGAGAAAGAACTGCGCCAGATAGCGTTCGAAACGGCCGAGAAGGCCGTACAGACGGAGCTTTGGTAA
- the LOC5564592 gene encoding WD repeat-containing protein 19: protein MSGDKVLYRNEEPHGQGDVYFLWQTGGSAQLMASTGSDGTVAVFNRQGLLIERIVLQGLCAGFAWDKDGDVLAIITQSSPQLIVWDSNSQKKQHVDIGLRDPPSCIIWSTRNLLLAVATSRGNLSIYNHATTKRIPILGKHTKRITCGAWGFANWGSGNVGMVHILALGSEDKTLSLSNEEGDTLRSVQLRDNPSDMHFAEMKTDERLPGENTISMILGKRTLFLYHLPEPDSPTELGFQQRYGSLLQHKWFGDGYVLLGFSLGHVVAISTHPREVGQELWQVKNHRDSLNSIAVCKELELIASCGDNNIKIHSMSNLQETIKILTLHDQAALKNIEWSSDGQLLGVTTSQGAICVFVTKLHSLYAVSPPRIALLSSLAEVAIHHYAPDKIKSAPTTIALEIEPSFLAVGPYHMACGMNNHVWFYDLGRTLNDSPLLLGDREYMSEIKEVALSSEYCAVLCGGQIMLHPIESTNEVTLNREPKIFPDEVRGMSESLITCLALTNDFLCFATDLGNIIHFSLERWSTVVQFRHQVGIKSLHADLDGTRLVFIDDHTHGYVYISATEESIRIPEFPKHAIGVLWDYSHSTVFIAFDRSSCVTYALVRTSVAGKRIEKVGVTSLISDQMPLMLYDGELCLHGSGGRLTNIVLDTHANKPGRDVKEQLRTVRSMRKYNEAWELCNLMNDVEEWKELGKAAIADLNVTFAIKVYRNIGDVAMVYALEDIVQIEDLNTLAGFCALLLNKIDEAKTLFAKSGNPQEALELCRDLLQWEQAMALAGSLAPEQLPFLAREYAQQLEFTGSYAEALINFERGLKSDILPSSDGVIEQEVLSQHLNLCKAGIARTSIKCGDYRRGVQLALELNDKTLFNDCGEALMANGNLNEAAVLLEKGENWDKCCELYINLKQWKKIDHILPNVTSLKLHAAYAKAKESEGHYADAINSYHLAGDLDSVVRIYLEYLSDPHSASEILLETRSIEGSKLLSKYFEQHGDYESAIQFLVLCGSISDAFAIAQKQNKIRYYGEVLEQSSNAKPSDYLVLATHFENEKYTLLAGKYYFLGKEYSKALKHLLKASSFSNEENTALSLAIDCVASANDEKLSNQLIEYLLGETDGVPKDPKLLFRLYMAKRQFKEAAKAAMIIANQEQTAGNYRSAHDLLFSMYQELKRNNLTIASDMKASLTLLHRYTLVRTHVKRGNHLQAARLLLQVAKNISQFPSHVVPILTSTVIECHRTGLRKSAFEYAVMLMRSEFRGQIDAKYAKKIESIVRKAPRGQLEDEGAYDSSPCPVCEANLPTMDFICGQCKTTLPICIATGQHIVKEDVAACPECDFPALKMEMMKILESTENQCTMCGEEIDSTRLVDIEDIQPYIDGTAT, encoded by the exons ATGAGCGGGGATAAG GTTCTTTACCGGAACGAGGAACCCCACGGCCAAGGTGATGTGTACTTCTTGTGGCAAACGGGTGGTTCGGCCCAACTTATGGCCTCCACTGGAAGCGATGGAACGGTTGCAGTGTTCAATCGGCAAGGTTTACTCATAGAGCGGATCGTTCTGCAGGG ACTCTGCGCGGGTTTTGCATGGGACAAAGATGGAGATGTGTTGGCTATAATCACTCAGAGCTCGCCACAGTTGATCGTATGGGATTCGAACTCGCAGAAGAAACAGCACGTTGACATCGGTTTGCGTGATCCTCCGAGCTGTATCATATGGTCCACGAGAAATTTGCTGCTAGCTGTGGCCACTTCTAGAGGCAATCTGTCGATATACAACCATGCAACTACAAAGCGGATTCCCATTTTGGGGAAGCATACCAAACGAATCACTTGTGGTGCATGGGGCTTCGCAAACTGGGGATCGGGGAACGTGGGAATGGTACACATTCTAGCATTGGGAAGCGAGGATAAGACATTGTCTTTGAGCAACGAAGAAGGCGACACTTTGAGGTCGGTTCAACTGCGGGACAATCCAAGTGATATGCATTTTGCTGAGATGAAAACGGACGAACGACTTCCGGGTGAGAATACGATAAGTATGATTCTTGGGAAAAGGACACTGTTCTTGTATCATCTGCCGGAGCCGGATTCTCCGACGGAACTTGGATTTCAGCAACGTTATGGATCGTTACTGCAGCACAAATGGTTCGGAGATGGATATGTTCTACTGGGATTCAGTTTAGGACACGTGGTAGCAATTTCGACGCATCCTAGAGAAGTAGGACAAGAGCTGTGGCAGGTTAAGAACCATCGAGATTCTTTGAATAGCATTGCAGTGTGTAAAGAACTAGAGCTTATAGCTTCTTGCGGTGACAATAA CATCAAAATACATTCCATGAGCAATCTACAGGAAACGATAAAAATTCTAACGCTGCACGACCAAGCAGCGCTAAAGAACATCGAGTGGAGCTCCGATGGACAGCTGCTTGGAGTGACCACATCGCAGGGCGCAATTTGCGTATTCGTTACAAAACTGCACTCCCTGTATGCTGTATCTCCGCCTCGGATAGCGTTACTTTCCAGCTTAGCGGAAGTTGCTATCCACCATTATGCACCGGATAAGATCAAATCCGCACCGACGACGATCGCCCTGGAGATCGAGCCATCATTCCTAGCGGTGGGGCCTTACCATATGGCATGCGGGATGAACAATCACGTTTGGTTCTATGACCTAGGGCGAACGTTGAACGACAGTCCTCTACTGCTCGGTGATCGAGAGTACATGTCGGAAATCAAGGAAGTTGCATTGAGTTCTGAGTACTGTGCCGTTCTTTGCGGAGGACAAATCATGCTCCATCCG ATCGAATCTACCAACGAGGTCACGCTTAATCGTGAACCTAAGATATTCCCAGACGAAGTTCGTGGCATGAGTGAGTCATTGATCACCTGTTTAGCCTTAACCAACGATTTCCTCTGCTTTGCAACAGAT CTCGGTAATATTATCCACTTCTCGTTAGAACGCTGGTCAACAGTGGTGCAATTTCgacatcaagttggtataaaatcACTGCATGCCGACTTGGACGGAACGCGACTAGTGTTCATCGATGACCACACCCATGGATACGTCTACATTTCGGCTACGGAAGAATCGATTCGAATTCCCGAGTTTCCCAAACATGCCATCGGTGTTCTGTGGGATTACTCGCACTCAACCGTGTTCATTGCTTTCGATCGGAGTAGTTGTGTGACGTATGCTTTAGTAAGGACTTCAGTGGCAGGGAAAAGGATTGAAAAAGTTGGAGTTACCAGTTTGATCAGTGATCAGATGCCATTGATGTTATACGATGGTGAACTGTGCCTTCATGGGAGCGGCGGACGGCTAACAAACATTGTTCTTGATACACATGCCAACAAACCTGGTAGAGATGTGAAGGAGCAGCTCAGAACTGTTCGCTCTATGCGAAAATACAATGAAGCTTGGGAATTGTGCAATTTGATGAACGACGTCGAGGAGTGGAAGGAGCTAGGAAAAGCAGCAATAGCAGACCTGAATGTTACTTTTG CGATCAAAGTTTATCGTAACATTGGAGACGTAGCAATGGTATACGCCTTGGAGGATATAGTACAAATAGAAGATCTTAACACGTTAGCCGGATTCTGTGCCTTACTATTGAATAAGATCGACGAGGCAAAGACGCTGTTTGCCAAAAGCGGGAACCCACAGGAAGCTCTTGAACTGTGTCGAGATCTGTTACAGTGGGAACAAGCGATGGCTCTGGCCGGGTCTCTTGCTCCTGAGCAACTACCATTTCTGGCACGAGAGTACGCCCAACAGTTGGAGTTTAC TGGAAGTTATGCGGAAGCACTCATAAACTTTGAACGTGGCTTGAAAAGTGATATTCTTCCCAGCTCAGATGGAGTAATCGAACAGGAAGTCCTTAGTCAACATTTGAATTTGTGCAAGGCAGGAATCGCACGTACTAGCATTAAATGCGGAGATTATCGTCGAGGCGTACAGCTGGCTCTAGAGTTGAATGATAAAACACTATTCAACGATTGCGGAGAAGCTTTGATGGCTAACGGTAACCTCAACGAAGCAGCCGTCCTTCTTGAGAAAGGTGAAAACTGGGACAAATGCTGTGAACTATACATAAATCTCAAGCAGTGGAAGAAAATCGATCACATTCTACCGAACGTAACTAGTCTTAAGCTGCATGCAGCCTACGCCAAAGCAAAAGAGTCGGAAGGACACTACGCGGATGCTATCAACAGTTACCACTTGGCCGGAGACTTAGATAGTGTTGTTAGAATTTATCTAGAATACCTCTCCGATCCTCATAGCGCATCAGAGATCCTTCTGGAAACGCGATCCATCGAAGGATCGAAACTCTTGTCGAAATATTTTGAGCAGCACGGAGATTATGAATCAGCAATTCAATTCCTGGTACTCTGTGGCTCCATTTCGGACGCGTTCGCGATTgcccaaaaacaaaataaaattcgcTACTATGGTGAAGTTTTGGAGCAGAGCTCAAACGCAAAACCCAGTGATTACCTCGTTCTTGCCACGCACTTCGAAAACGAAAAGTACACGCTTCTAGCAGGGAAATACTATTTCCTAGGTAAAGAATACTCAAAGGCTTTGAAACACCTTTTGAAAGCTTCATCATTTAGCAATGAAGAGAATACTGCACTTTCACTAGCTATTGACTGCGTAGCATCGGCTAACGACGAAAAACTCTCCAACCAGCTAATTGAATATCTACTCGGAGAGACAGATGGAGTTCCCAAGGATCCAAAACTTCTGTTTCGCCTATACATGGCGAAAAGACAATTCAAGGAAGCTGCAAAAGCAGCAATGATAATTGCCAACCAAGAACAAACTGCTGGTAACTACCGAAGTGCGCACGATCTACTTTTCTCAATGTACCAGGAGCTCAAGCGCAACAACCTTACAATAGCATCCGATATGAAGGCTTCCTTGACTCTGCTGCATCGATACACATTGGTGAGGACGCATGTCAAACGTGGCAATCACCTGCAGGCAGCACGTCTATTGCTACAAGTGGCTAAGAATATCTCCCAGTTTCCATCGC ATGTCGTCCCCATCCTGACCTCCACGGTAATCGAATGCCACCGAACCGGGTTGCGCAAGTCCGCCTTCGAGTACGCCGTGATGCTGATGCGATCAGAATTTCGCGGCCAGATTGACGCTAAGTATGCCAAAAAGATTGAATCAATTGTACGCAAGGCACCCCGTGGGCAACTAGAGGACGAAGGTGCCTACGACTCCAGTCCGTGCCCGGTGTGCGAGGCCAATCTTCCAACGATGGATTTCATCTGCGGGCAGTGCAAGACGACACTACCGATATGTATAGCAACG GGTCAACACATTGTTAAAGAGGACGTAGCAGCGTGTCCGGAATGTGACTTTCCTGCTTTAAAAATGGAAATGATGAA AATATTGGAATCAACAGAAAACCAGTGCACAATGTGTGGCGAGGAGATAGACTCTACTCGTCTTGTAGACATTGAAGATATTCAGCCGTACATTGACGGTACGGCAACGTGA